The sequence AGTCGTGTCCACGGCTCTCCCAACAACGTTTTGATGTAGGTGAGTTGCCCGTAGATGGTCCCACACCGGGTCCGCGCAGGCGAGAGCCCCGCCGGTCTGTTGCGGTCCGGCGGGGCTCGGGTGCGTACAAACGCTGCGTGTACTACTCCGCCGTGGCGAGCCCGACGAGCCCGGCCCAGGCGTCGCGCGACAGGTGGAGGACGGGCCCGGCCGCGACCTTGGAGTCACGGACGTGCACGGCTTCCGCGCCGGCCGCGATCTCGATGCAATCGCCGCCTTCGGCTCCGCTGTAGCTGCTCTTGAACCAGGCGAGGGGCTCAGCGTTGTTCATAGCTCTCCCAGCAACTTCTCGATGAACGCCAGTGACTCTCGCGGGGTGAGAGCCTGCGAACGGATGATCCCATAGCGCGCTGCGGCGAGCGCAGCCTGCTTCGGGTCCGTCTCCAGCGAACTCGTTCCCTGTGCCTCGACGTACAGGAACTTCTTGCCGTCCTCGCGAGTAACGACGGTGAACGGCCCGTCCACACCCGAGTTCTCCACCGAGTCGAGCGGCATGACCTGAAGCTCCACGTTCCGCCGCTGGCCGATCAGGAGAAGGTGCTCCAACTGGCCCCGCAGTACCTCGGTGCCGCCGAACTTCCGCCGCAGTACCGATTCGCACATGACGAAGCTGAGGAGCGGCGCGGGGCGGCGATCGAAGATCTCCTGGCGGGCCAGCCGGGCCGTCACCCGCTGCTCGATGATCTCCGAGTCGAGAACAGGACGCCGGAGAGCAAGAACCGCCCGCATGTACTCCTCTGTCTGGAGGAGGCCCTTCACAACCAGCGTGTCGTACGACAGCAGCTCGATCGCCTGCTTCTCCAACTGCGCCATGCCCTGGAAGAACACCGGGTACTGCGCCTTCTCCACCGGTTCCTTCCACACCACCAGCAGGTTGTCCGCGCCAAGCTCCTTGTCCGCCTGGTCGATCGCCCTCGGCGGCGGAATCCTCCGGCCCTGCTCGAAGGAGGCGATGGTCGAAGCCGAGTACCCCAGCCGTCGGCCCAGTTCCTCGCGCTGCAAGCCCGCCCGCACGCGTAACGTCTTCAACGTCTGACCGAAGGCGACGACCACGTCCTGCCCCGCCTTGTCCGCCGCCTGGACGCCGTCCATCTCCCCGGGGTCCACCCGCTCAACCGTCATCGCACCCTGCCTCGCTCGATCGCGCCGTGTTCCACGTACTGGTGCCGACAGCGCGCGTACAAGGAGATCGCGTCGGCGCGTCACCACTGGTCACGCTACGCCACTGCGAGGACGCTCGTAGTCATGATGAGCAACATCGACAGCCCCCGCCGCACCACGCAACCCACCCACCACTTCCCCCACTTGGGCACCCCGAGTTTCGCCATGCGGTTCACCTCGACGCCCCGGGGCGCGAGGCTCGCCCGCCGCCTGTCGGCGGTCCGGCTGGACGCCTGGGGCCTTCCGTACGGGACGGACACGCACGAGGCGGTCGTCCTGATCACGGCGGAACTGACGGCGAACGCGGTGCGCCACGGCCACGTAGCGGGCCGGGACTTCCACCTGCTGCTGCGCGTCGTGGAGCGGCCCGGTCCGACCGCGCGCATCGAGGTGACCGACACCCGGGGCGAACGGGTCCCGCCCCGCCCCGGCAAGCTCCCGGCGGCCGGCCTCGCGGACGACGGCCGAGGCCTGCTGCTGGTCGAGGGCCTGGCCACGCGCTGGGGCTGGTACCCCAGGACGCAGGCGCCGGGCAAGACGGTGTGGGCGGAGTACGAGATCCCCGGGGCGCGGGCCGGGGCGACGAGCGGCATCTGACGGCTGGCGGCCGACTTGGCGCTATGTTCGCTGGATGCAGCAGCCTTCGCAGGACGAGCCCGCGCCCCTCGACGGACCGGCCGTGGATGTCGCCGATGCCCGCGAACTCCTCCTCGGCTATCTGGATTGGTACCGCAAGGCCCTGATGCGAAAGCTCGCCGGGCTCCCCGACGATGTGCTCCGCACGCCTGTCGAACCCCTGGGCTGGTCGCCTCTGGGCCTGGTCCAGCACCTCGGCTGGGTCGAACGCCGCTGGTTGCGATGGGGGTTCGGCGCGGTGGACGTCGTGGCCTATCCGCCGGGCGGAGACACCGAGGAGTGGACGGTTGCCGCCCACACCCCCACCGCGCAGGTCATCGCCGACTACGAGGCGGAAGTGGCAGCCGCCAACGTGTTCGTAGCGGCAGCCGACTTGAGCGACAAGGCGCGTCTCGGTGGCCGCTTCAAGACACCCGACCAGGCGCCCGCGCTCAGCCGGATCCTCTTCCATCTCCTCCAGGAGTACGCCCGCCACGTCGGTCACCTCGACATCGCACGCGAACTCATCGACGGCGAGACCGGCGAGTGAGGCCCCGGGCTGTCAGCGGTCGGGGCTAGCGTGCGGTGCATGGGAGCGAAGACAGCGATTCTGGCGTACGCGGACGGGGATGTGGCCCCGGTACTGAAGGCGGCCGGTGAGCCGCAGGCAGCGGGAACGGCGGAGCTGGTCGCCCGGGTGTTCCCGGGCCGGGGGACGGAGCCGACGCAGGGCGATGTCCTGGCCGAATCGACGTATCCGCCGGAGGGCATCACGTACGCGGCAAGCTTCCCCGGCGTGGACCTGGTCTGCGACCGGCGGCTGATGTTCGACCGCCCGTCGGAACTCCCGGCGCACCTCTTGGAGGCCGCCGCGGGCCGACGCGTGATCCTGCACGCGATGCACAGCGTCTCGGACTGGCTGGCGTTCGCGGTCTGGGAGGAGGGCCGCCTCCGCCGCTCCCTGAGCCTGTCGCCGGACGGCGGCGTCGTGGAGAACGTCGGCGGCCCGTTCCCCTTCGAGGCGCCGTACTGGGCGGGCGACCGGCCCGTGGAGTTCGACCCGGAAGGGGACGAGGAGCCGTACCCCTTGCCGTTCCACCCCCTGGAACTGGGCAACGAAGCGCTCCGGGCCCTCTTCGGCTTCGTCCTGGAGGGCCGCCCCTCGCCCGAGGACGTCGACCCGGACGAAATCCCCCTGCTGGGCTTCGCCCTCACGAACGATGGTGCGGTTCGCCGCCCGAGATCAGGCCGCTGAGCTGCCCCTCCAGAGGCCGGCCCCGGCGGCGTACACGATCGGGTCCATGGTGGACAGCTCCGCCCGCACGCGGGCTTCGAACTCGGTACGGGCATCGGCCGGCAGGGCGTCGAAGTAGGCGCGGGAGCCGTGCGAGAGCCCCCAGGCCCAGAAGGTGCCGGCGTCCGGGACGGGAAGGCGCTGCTCGATGGCGGCCTCACTGATGCCGGTGAACCCTGCGTCCGAGAGAAGCCCCTCCGCGTCCAGGGGACGGCTGAGCCGCCCTTGACCTTCGGGAATCAGGGGCTGGAACTCCCGGAAGAGGGCCCCGTAGAACTCCCACTCCGGCGCGTTCTCGACGTCGCGGGGGACGGAGAAGGAGAACACCCCGCCGGGGGCGAGGACACGCCGGATCTCGCGGGCCGCCACGGCCGGATCATCCAGCAGATGGACGACGAACCCCGCACAGACCAGGTCGAAGGAACCGTCGGGAAAGCCCAGTTGGTGAACGTCCATCACCCGCGCCTCATGCACCTGCGGGTACTGGGCCGCCAGCCGCTCGACCATCCCAGGTGCGCAGTCCACCGCCGTCACCCGACAGCCGCGGGCAAGCGCGGCAGCGGTCAGGGCACCGCGCCCGGCCCCCAGGTCGAGCACCCGGGTCCCGGGCCCGGGAGCGAGCCACGCCATGTGCTGTCGGGCGAACCCGGCGAAGAACGGCAGCACCTCGTCGTACACAGAGGCCAGTCGGTCGAAGAGGGCGGTGGCTCGCGTCGCGGTCATGGCCGGCCATGCTGGCAGAGCAGTCAGGGGACCCGCACACCCTTTTCCGCCCCTGGCGCCCCCGGCTCATTCCCGGATCGGGAACCAGCGGAGGCCATCAACTCAGCTCCAGGGCGGGATGCCAAGCGGCTGACGAAGACCGCCAGGCGTATCGCACAGTCGGTCGGCAACTCGTTCAGGCGGGAAGAGGCCCTGACGAACGTGGAAGCGGCCCAGATTGCCACAGGATAGCCGCCGGGCCCCCTGACGCGCCCGCGGTCGGGGCGAAGCTGCCCGTCGCGTTCCGCTTCGGGCACGGCCTCGTCGCTCAGCAGGCCTTGCGCCAGGTCCCCAGCTCCCATTTCTTGCGCATGGAGGAGAGGCCCAGCTTGCGGGACGCGGGGCAGAAGCGGTCGGTCGGCTCGGTGTACTCCACGTGAAAGACGGCCTTGCCCGCCTCGATGAACGGGGTGAGCTTCGTGCACTCGCCGTACTGCGCGCACTGCTCGTTGACCGCGAAGTCGAAGGTGCCCACCAGCTGCGGGATCTGTGCCAGATCGTTCTTCAGGCCCACCGCCAGGCCTCGTTCGTGGGCGATGCCGGCGATCATGCGGTTGTACCGCAACTGGTCCCGCGCGGTGAGCGGGAAGCCCGTGTCCTCTGTGTACGCCTCCACGAGATCGGGCTCCACCGCGTCGAACCCCTTCTTCAGGCACATGTCGAAGCGCCGTTCCATGATCGGCCGAAGCAGGGAGATCTGCCGGATGTCGAGCCAGCGTTCGCCCTGCCAGCCGTTCCGCCCGCCCCGTACCGAGTGGGGGAAGGCGTCCTTGTCCGGCCGGTAGTCCTCCCAGGCGCCCACGTTGATGTAGCAGATCACCTTGCGGCCGGCGCGGTGGAGCCGGGCGACGTCCTCGGCGTCGTTCTCGAAGCCGTCGATGTCGTAGACCGGCACGTCGGCCGCCGTGGCGTCGACCTTCCCGTCGAGCTGCCACTGCCAGGCCAGCCCCGGACGAGGCTGCCACCGGCCCCCGCCCGGTCCGCCCGCCGCCGTGTCCGGGCTGCCGCCCGTAGCGGAACAGCCGGACAGCAGGGTGCTGGGAACCGCGACCGTCAGCACGGCCAGTAAGGTGCCCCACATCCGGGCTCCGGGCCTCACCGCCCCGCTCCGGACAGCACCGGTGTCAGCCGGGCCCACGGGTTGGGCGGCTCCCCGGTCACCGGGCCCGACACAGCGGCGCCACGCTCGTGCGCGGTGTGCACGGCCAGCGGGGCCAGTGCCTCGGGTACGCCGTACACCAGGTGACAGAAGCGGTCGGGCGAACAGCGTGTCGTCCAGTCGGGTCTGCTGAAGGCCGACACGTAGGTGGACCAGGGGCCCTCGAACGTGACCAGGAGATCGGCGATCCTGGCGTAGCCGGGAGCCGGGTGCACGCCCGGGTTGAGCACCACGGGCGACGCGCCCCGCCGACGCAGCGCGCGTACCAGTTTCCGGTAAGCGGGCAGCGCGTCCCCGGCGGAGCTCACCCGGTCCAGGAAACAGCCGTCGGCGGCGTACCACTCCCGGTGCCGGTCGGCATCGGCCATGACATCGGCGGTGGGCCGGATGCCGTAGTCGGTGTCCACGTAGCCGAGCACCCGGGCGCCCGCTCCGCGCAGAGCACCCGCCGCCGAGACGAATGCGGGATCGGGAGCGTCGCCCGGCCCGTCGGCGGGATTGAGCACGACCGCGTAGGTGCGGTCGGCTGCCTCGATGAGCCGGTGCCAGGCGGCAGGGTCCACAGCCGGGTGGACGTACAGCGGGATCAGCAGGCTCACGACGACGGTTCGCCTTCTTCGCGCGGGGCCGGCGGGTGTGCGGGGGCGGACCACAGGGCCGTCAGGGACTCCCGCAGCGCGTACGAGGGACGCCAGCCGAGGGCTGACCCGGCGGCGGAGATGTCGGAACACTGCCAGGACACCTGCCCCGAGCGGGCGGAGCCCGCCCCCTGCTCCTCGACGCGTCCGCCGAAGCCCGCGATCTCCGCCAGGGTATGCACGAGGTCGCGCACCGGTACGGCGTCTCCGCCGCCGATGTTGAGCACGCGCGGCAGCGGCCCGGGTGCGGTCACCGCCCGTTCCACCGCCCGCGCCACGTCGCGTACGTCGACGAAGTCGCGGTACGCCGACAGGTCCCCCAGGCGGAGCACCGCGTCCGGGGCCGGACCCGCGTCGCGCAGGAGACGGGTGACCCGGCCGGGCAGTCCGCCGGGAGGCGCCCCGGGCCCCACCGGGTTGCCGACCCGCAGGACGAGCGCGTCCAGAGCCGAGGTCGAGACGGTGACCGTGCCGGCCAGTTTCGTGGCCCCGTAGGCGCTGAGCGGGCGTGTGGCCGCCGACTCCGCCGTCGGGATCCTGCCTGTCCCCGGGCCGTACTCGGCGGCCGAACCGAGATGGACCAGCCGGGCCGAGGGGCAGGCCAGAGCCATCGCCTCGCACAGGACGGCGGGCCCCCGGGCGTTGGCCTCCGCCAGCGTCACCGGGTCCCCGCCGGTCGCACCGGCGCAGTTGACCACGGCGTCCGGCGCCGCCGACGCCAGAGTCTTCGCGAGCCGGCCGGCGGAGTCGGTGGCGAGGTCGACGGGAACGCCGGCGGCGGGGGACCGTCCGCCGGCGAGGACCCACGCATCCTTGAGAGCGCCCAGCCGCTCGGCGACGTGGGCCCCCAGATAGCCGGTGGAACCAAGGACGAGAATGCGCATGCGGTGCTCAGGCTCCCTTGAGCAGCAGGGACTTGCGGGTGGTGAACTCCGCGTTGGCCCGGTCGTAGTCGTCGGGGCGGCCGATGTCCAGCCAGTAGCCGTCGAAATCGTAGGCGCTCGGCGGGTTACCGGAACCCAGCAGATCCAGGACCAACTCGTCGAAGCCCAGCGGCAGCCCGGCGGTGTACCCGTCGAGCGTGGCCCGGCTCAGCCCGTACACCCCCATCGAAACGCGGTAGTCCATGCTCGGCTTCTCGGTGAAGCCCACCACCTTGCTCGCGTCGGTGGTCAGCACACCGAAGTCGATGCGCACCTGGCGGGCGTACGTGGCTATGGTCAGCGGTGCTCCCGAGCTCCGGTGGCTGCGCAGGACGTCGGCGTAGTCGAGGTCGGTGAGGATGTCCCCGTTCATCACCAGGAAGTTCTCCGGCAGCCGCTCACGCATCATCAGGAGCGGCCCCATGGTCCCCAGCGGCGACGCCTCGGTGGAGTAGTCGACCTTCAGGCCCCACTGCGATCCGTCACCGACGTACGCCCGGATGATCTCCCCGAGATGGCCGATGGCGATGGTGCAGCCGGTGAAACCGGCCGAGGCGAGCTGGCGCAGAACGATTTCGAGGATGGCGTGCTGGTCGCCGATCGGCACCAGCGGCTTGGGCAGGGCCGTGGTGTAGGGCCGCAGCCGGACGCCCTTGCCGCCGGCCATGATCACTGCGTACATGGTCTTCCCCTTGCTCGACATGCCGGATGTGGTCAGATGTTGTAGACGCCGGTCTTGTAGCGGGCGAGGTTGCCCGGCTCGCGGAAGAACTCCACCGTCTGCGCGAGGCCCTTCTCCAGGGTGTGCGCCGGGCTCCAGCCGGTCGCCGCACGCAGTCGCCCGGCATCCGCGACCAGTCGCATGACCTCCGAGTTCGCGGGCCGCAGCCGCTGCGCGTCCTCCCGGACGTCGAGCGCGGTGTCCATCACCTTGCCGATGAGGGCGACCAGGTCGCCGACGGAGATCTCGCCACCCGTACCGGCGTTGAACGTACGGCCCACGACCTGCTCGGCGGGCGCGGTGCCGACCGCCAGGAACGCCTGCGCGGTGTCCTTGACGAAGGTGAAGTCCCGGGTGGGACGCAGGTCGCCGAGGGTGATGGTCCGCTCCCCGGCCGCGACCTGCCCGATGACGGTCGGGATCACGGCCCGCATGGACTGCCGCGGCCCGAAGGTGTTGAACGGCCGCAGCGTCACCACCGGGGTGTCGAAACTGGCGTGATAGCTGTCGGCCAGCCGGTCCCCGCCCGCCTTCGAAGCCGCATAGGGGGACTGGGTGTTGATGGGGTGGTCCTCGGTGATCGGCACGGTCTGCGCGGTGCCGTAGGTCTCACTGGTCGAGGTGTGCACCAGCCGTGGTGTGCCCGCGGTCCGTACCGCCTCCAGTACGTTCAGCGTGCCCGTGACGTTGGTGTCCACGTAGCTGTGGGGTGCCCGGTAGGAGTAGGGGATGGCGATGAGCGCGGCCAGGTGGTAGACGCTGTCGGCCCCTTCGACGAGATGACGGACCGAACCCGGGTCCCGGACGTCGCCGAGGACGATCTCGACCTGGTCCAGGACGTCGGGGGACAGGGTTTCGAGCCAGCCGTACGAGGAGAAGGAGTTGTACTGCGCCATGGCCCTCACCCGGTATCCGGCGGTGACGAGCGCCTCGGTGAGGTGCGATCCGATGAAGCCCTCGGCTCCGGTGACGGCGGCAAGCGGTGGGCCGTTCACGATGGTTTCCTCCGGTGGTCGACGGTTGGTGTTCGGTCGGTGGCAGGTGGCAGGTGGCAGGTGGCAGGTGGCAGGTGGCAGGTGGCAGGTGGCAGGTGGCAGGTGGCGGTTGGCGATTGGTCCGTGGAGCGCCCTCAGCCGTGCGCGGCGGGCCGGCCCAGCTTCCGTACGGCCACCGCGGTGAGACAGAGCAGGGCGGCACCGCAGCTCAGAGGCAACGCCGCAGGGCCCGGCGGGGCGCCGGTCAGCATCCCCGCACCGGGGAACGCCGCCGCGCCGAGACACACGACGGCAGGTGGCCAGGCGGTGCCGAACGCCTGAAGCAGCAGGGAGATCCACAGCGTTCCGGCGAGCAGCAGAAGGGGGGCGGGCTCGGCGCCCACGAGCATCGCCGCCGGTCCCAGAGGGCCGAGGTACACCAGCAGGCAGCCGGCGAGAACGGCGGCGGAGCGTGCCCGGAACCCGCCGAGCGTCCTCGCGGACCGCAGCGCGGCCACCGACAGCCCGCGGTAGCGGTAGAGCAGCCACTCGGCCGGCCCCATGCTCAGGGTCAGCACGATCACGGCCCAGGGCTGGTCCCGGCCCGCCAGGAACGCGAGTGATCCGGCGGCCAGCCCGAACAGGCCGTACGGCAGGGACGGCCACAGCCCCGGACGCGCGGTGCCGGGCGCGGCCGGGGCGGAGCGGGTGGCGCGCAGCGCCCAGCCGGCCGCGGCGGCGGCGCCGAGGAGCGACAGCAGCGGCAGCCCGGCGCGCAGCACGTTCCCGGGTTCCCACCACAGAAGGGACGTCCCACCGGCGGCGACCGGCAGGAGGACCGCCAGCAGCAGCCGCTCGCGGCCCAGTACGAGCAGCACACCGGCCGCCGCGAGGTAGGCGGACTGGACCGTGACGACCAGGGCCGTCACGCCCGATCCCGAAAGAGCGGTTCCGGCGGCGGCCGCCGCCGCGGCACCCAGCGGCGCCCCCTTCGCGAGGGTGCGGCCCGCCTCCCGCCGCCCGGCCGCCAGGCGCACGTAGGACCGGTGGCCCAGCGCCTGGTTCCAGGCCCAGGAAATGAGCCCCGCCACCACCAGCGCCCGCACCGTGCCGTCGGGAGGCAGCAGCCGCCCGGCCAGTGCGTACGCGAGGCCGGGAAGCGCGAACAGCAGCCCGCGCAAGGCGCAACGCAGATGGTCGGGCCGCCAGGGGTCCTTGGGACGGGGCGGCTCGGGGAACGTCCGAGGGACGCGCCGGTACAACGCCGTCGCCAGCGAGAACAGGTCGGCGTGCCCGTACTTCTCCCGGATCACGTCGCCGGTGAGGCCCTCGGACTCCAGCAGGGCGGCGACCTCGTAGGGGTGGACCGCCGGCGCGACACCGTCGGCCAGTGCGGCGGCCAGCCCGTCCACCGCGTCGGCTTGAGCCCTGCGGCGGGGCAGGACGGGGGCGCCCGGGTGCGCGTCGGCGAGGCGCAGGGCGAGGGTGCGGTCGTCGGCGAGGCGCAGGGCCAGCGTGTCCTGCTCCGCGCCGCCCGGTTCCAACGACATGGGTCCGCTCATCCGGCCGCGCTCCTCACCGGGAATCTGCCCACCGTCGCCGGCACGTGTTCCTCGACGGCCGAGGGCGCTCTCCGGCCGCCGGACTCGGACAGCTCCTGGTAGATGGAACGGAAGGTGTCGATGGTCTGCCGGAGGGTGAACTGCTCGATCACCCTGAGCCGGGCCCCCTCGCCCATCCTCCGGCGCCGTCCGGCGTCGGCCAGCAGCTCCAGAGCGGCGGCGGCCATCGCGGCCGGGTCGCGGGGCGGCACGACGAGACCGGTGTCGCCGACCGCCTCCCGGACGCCGCCCACGTCCGTGGAGACGGTGGCCCGCCCGCACGACATGGCTTCGATCAGGGTGAAGGGGAAGCCCTCGCTGATGCTGGAGAGCATCACGACGTTGCCCGCCGCGTAGGCGTCCCTGATGTCCTCGACCCGGCCCTCGAAGGTGACCGCGGCGGCATGGCCCAGCTCCGCGGCCAGCGCCTCGCACCGGTCCCGGTAGGCCTCCCCGCCGCGCGGCGTACCGCCGAACAGGCGCAGCCGCGCGGCCGGCACCCGCTCCCGTACGAGGGCGAAGGCGCGGATCAGGGTCTCCAGGTCCTTGATCGGGTCGACCCGGCCGGCCCAGCTGAGCACGGGGTCGGTGGGTTCCGGGCCGGCGGGCGGGAACGCGGCGGGGTCCACGCCGTTGTAGACCGTGCGGATCGCATCGGGCGCGGCGCCTCCGTGCTCCTCCCACAGCCGGTTGTAGCGGTTGCCCGGAGTGATCAGGGCGGCTCGCCGGTACGTCTCCTCGGCGAGCAGCCGGAAGAAGCCCAGCACGAGAGCCTTCACCGGCCACCGGTAGGGAGCGGTGCGGTATCCGAGGTAGCGCTCGCGCAGATACACCCCGTGCTCGGTGAGCAGCAGCGGCACGCCGTGCCGTTCCAGTGCGGCGAGGCCCGGAAGGCACGCCACGCCGCCGCTGACCGCGTGTGCCACCCCCGCCGTCGGGTACGGCGCGGCCAGCGGCCGCAGGGCGTGCTCCAGGAGCGCGGTCGCGGTCACCGCGTCGTGCAGGGTCGGCCGGGCCTCGCGCACCGCGAGTCCGGGCCGGTTCCAGACGGCCGTCAGGATGCCGAGCGCCTGGTCCCCGCGCAGGAAGGGACTGAGCCTGCCGTCCTCGCCGGCCCGTGCCAGCGCGTACAGAGCCGGGCCGAAGCCGCTCTCCGCGCGCGGGTCGAGCAGCGCGGTCACGAACCGCTCGTAGGACTCGGCGAGCCGTCGGCCGTGGCGCCCGTACGGCGCCTGCCCCTCGGGGGTGGGACCCCACATGGGGACGGAGACGATGCGGCCGACGTGGGCGGGGACCTCCCAGACGACCGGTTCGCGGCCGGTGCCGGTGACGGCGAGCACGTCGAACGCGATGTCGGGCATGCCGGTCACGAGTTGGTCGCACCAGACGCTCACACCACCGTGACTGTGCGGGTAGGTGCCTTCGGTGAGCAGGGTGACGCGCGACGCGCCGGAGCGTCGCGCGCCGTGGGGAATGTGCATGGAGCTGCTCCACAGCCGGGAAGTGAGGGTGTCGGGCCCGGGGGCGCGGGCCCGCCCCGGCCGCCGCGGTGGCGGCCGGGACAGGAGGGCGTACGCCTGTCAGCGCTCCGCGCTGTGGGGGACCTGAGCCACGACGCCGGAAGGAACCTTGGTCCGGGGTGCGGTAGCCGTCGGCGCGCCGGTCACGGCAGGTGTCCGGTACGGTCCGTCCGTTGTGGCCGGCGCATCCGCGGACGTGGGGAGGTCCAGGGTGTAGGGCAGGACGCCGGCCGCGGCCCAGCCGGAGACCCGGCCGGCGTAGGAGGACCCGAAGGCGCTGCCGCCGTGCCGGGTGCCGGCGGGCATGGTGGCCGTGATCGCCACGCCTTCGGGCGCCTGTACGGTCACGCTGTCGCCGATGCGGTAGGCGGTGACCTGGCCCGCGTCGACGGCGGCCCGCCAGGCGGTACGGCGCTGCATCTCGGTGCCGATGTCCTTCATACGGAGGTTCACGACGGGGGTGTCGGCGGTGAACAGGTCGTCGTAG is a genomic window of Streptomyces sp. NBC_00708 containing:
- a CDS encoding DUF397 domain-containing protein — translated: MNNAEPLAWFKSSYSGAEGGDCIEIAAGAEAVHVRDSKVAAGPVLHLSRDAWAGLVGLATAE
- a CDS encoding helix-turn-helix domain-containing protein, translated to MTVERVDPGEMDGVQAADKAGQDVVVAFGQTLKTLRVRAGLQREELGRRLGYSASTIASFEQGRRIPPPRAIDQADKELGADNLLVVWKEPVEKAQYPVFFQGMAQLEKQAIELLSYDTLVVKGLLQTEEYMRAVLALRRPVLDSEIIEQRVTARLARQEIFDRRPAPLLSFVMCESVLRRKFGGTEVLRGQLEHLLLIGQRRNVELQVMPLDSVENSGVDGPFTVVTREDGKKFLYVEAQGTSSLETDPKQAALAAARYGIIRSQALTPRESLAFIEKLLGEL
- a CDS encoding ATP-binding protein; protein product: MMSNIDSPRRTTQPTHHFPHLGTPSFAMRFTSTPRGARLARRLSAVRLDAWGLPYGTDTHEAVVLITAELTANAVRHGHVAGRDFHLLLRVVERPGPTARIEVTDTRGERVPPRPGKLPAAGLADDGRGLLLVEGLATRWGWYPRTQAPGKTVWAEYEIPGARAGATSGI
- a CDS encoding DinB family protein, whose protein sequence is MQQPSQDEPAPLDGPAVDVADARELLLGYLDWYRKALMRKLAGLPDDVLRTPVEPLGWSPLGLVQHLGWVERRWLRWGFGAVDVVAYPPGGDTEEWTVAAHTPTAQVIADYEAEVAAANVFVAAADLSDKARLGGRFKTPDQAPALSRILFHLLQEYARHVGHLDIARELIDGETGE
- a CDS encoding methyltransferase domain-containing protein, which gives rise to MTATRATALFDRLASVYDEVLPFFAGFARQHMAWLAPGPGTRVLDLGAGRGALTAAALARGCRVTAVDCAPGMVERLAAQYPQVHEARVMDVHQLGFPDGSFDLVCAGFVVHLLDDPAVAAREIRRVLAPGGVFSFSVPRDVENAPEWEFYGALFREFQPLIPEGQGRLSRPLDAEGLLSDAGFTGISEAAIEQRLPVPDAGTFWAWGLSHGSRAYFDALPADARTEFEARVRAELSTMDPIVYAAGAGLWRGSSAA
- a CDS encoding endo alpha-1,4 polygalactosaminidase gives rise to the protein MWGTLLAVLTVAVPSTLLSGCSATGGSPDTAAGGPGGGRWQPRPGLAWQWQLDGKVDATAADVPVYDIDGFENDAEDVARLHRAGRKVICYINVGAWEDYRPDKDAFPHSVRGGRNGWQGERWLDIRQISLLRPIMERRFDMCLKKGFDAVEPDLVEAYTEDTGFPLTARDQLRYNRMIAGIAHERGLAVGLKNDLAQIPQLVGTFDFAVNEQCAQYGECTKLTPFIEAGKAVFHVEYTEPTDRFCPASRKLGLSSMRKKWELGTWRKAC
- a CDS encoding spherulation-specific family 4 protein, which codes for MSLLIPLYVHPAVDPAAWHRLIEAADRTYAVVLNPADGPGDAPDPAFVSAAGALRGAGARVLGYVDTDYGIRPTADVMADADRHREWYAADGCFLDRVSSAGDALPAYRKLVRALRRRGASPVVLNPGVHPAPGYARIADLLVTFEGPWSTYVSAFSRPDWTTRCSPDRFCHLVYGVPEALAPLAVHTAHERGAAVSGPVTGEPPNPWARLTPVLSGAGR
- a CDS encoding NAD(P)-dependent oxidoreductase, with the protein product MRILVLGSTGYLGAHVAERLGALKDAWVLAGGRSPAAGVPVDLATDSAGRLAKTLASAAPDAVVNCAGATGGDPVTLAEANARGPAVLCEAMALACPSARLVHLGSAAEYGPGTGRIPTAESAATRPLSAYGATKLAGTVTVSTSALDALVLRVGNPVGPGAPPGGLPGRVTRLLRDAGPAPDAVLRLGDLSAYRDFVDVRDVARAVERAVTAPGPLPRVLNIGGGDAVPVRDLVHTLAEIAGFGGRVEEQGAGSARSGQVSWQCSDISAAGSALGWRPSYALRESLTALWSAPAHPPAPREEGEPSS
- a CDS encoding sugar phosphate nucleotidyltransferase, encoding MYAVIMAGGKGVRLRPYTTALPKPLVPIGDQHAILEIVLRQLASAGFTGCTIAIGHLGEIIRAYVGDGSQWGLKVDYSTEASPLGTMGPLLMMRERLPENFLVMNGDILTDLDYADVLRSHRSSGAPLTIATYARQVRIDFGVLTTDASKVVGFTEKPSMDYRVSMGVYGLSRATLDGYTAGLPLGFDELVLDLLGSGNPPSAYDFDGYWLDIGRPDDYDRANAEFTTRKSLLLKGA
- a CDS encoding SDR family NAD(P)-dependent oxidoreductase, giving the protein MNGPPLAAVTGAEGFIGSHLTEALVTAGYRVRAMAQYNSFSSYGWLETLSPDVLDQVEIVLGDVRDPGSVRHLVEGADSVYHLAALIAIPYSYRAPHSYVDTNVTGTLNVLEAVRTAGTPRLVHTSTSETYGTAQTVPITEDHPINTQSPYAASKAGGDRLADSYHASFDTPVVTLRPFNTFGPRQSMRAVIPTVIGQVAAGERTITLGDLRPTRDFTFVKDTAQAFLAVGTAPAEQVVGRTFNAGTGGEISVGDLVALIGKVMDTALDVREDAQRLRPANSEVMRLVADAGRLRAATGWSPAHTLEKGLAQTVEFFREPGNLARYKTGVYNI
- the pelF gene encoding GT4 family glycosyltransferase PelF is translated as MHIPHGARRSGASRVTLLTEGTYPHSHGGVSVWCDQLVTGMPDIAFDVLAVTGTGREPVVWEVPAHVGRIVSVPMWGPTPEGQAPYGRHGRRLAESYERFVTALLDPRAESGFGPALYALARAGEDGRLSPFLRGDQALGILTAVWNRPGLAVREARPTLHDAVTATALLEHALRPLAAPYPTAGVAHAVSGGVACLPGLAALERHGVPLLLTEHGVYLRERYLGYRTAPYRWPVKALVLGFFRLLAEETYRRAALITPGNRYNRLWEEHGGAAPDAIRTVYNGVDPAAFPPAGPEPTDPVLSWAGRVDPIKDLETLIRAFALVRERVPAARLRLFGGTPRGGEAYRDRCEALAAELGHAAAVTFEGRVEDIRDAYAAGNVVMLSSISEGFPFTLIEAMSCGRATVSTDVGGVREAVGDTGLVVPPRDPAAMAAAALELLADAGRRRRMGEGARLRVIEQFTLRQTIDTFRSIYQELSESGGRRAPSAVEEHVPATVGRFPVRSAAG